In the genome of Vicia villosa cultivar HV-30 ecotype Madison, WI linkage group LG7, Vvil1.0, whole genome shotgun sequence, one region contains:
- the LOC131617104 gene encoding ankyrin repeat-containing protein BDA1-like, with product MNTKIGDQLKLSVETDNIELLYEVIQDDPSILETIDKHQFVDTPLHIAAAWGHLEFATEIMNLKPSFATKLNLQGYSPIHLAMNRLHYLVMDSLTNPATDSPTRLAMESSVVFQRAMVSKLVDINKDLVRVKGRKGLTPLHFACQIGDVELLAEFLTACPDSIEDENVSGESALHIAVINHQFRALQVLVGWLKENYYSGARRLEEKLLNHKDKAGNTVLHISALSDDPKFLQFLVKTGQIKLNAKNLQQETALDLAKNQKFQIILKRAKAKHGSEVSRAPTHAEEITSKNTIIDNMIPWIRRTINDITEEQRNTWLVVATLVATATFESALNPPGGVFQVSASGDNNVKTTTYGFFSVQGNAGKSILSRDSFMVFSLANMLSFCVSIIAILILTPGGAVGRLVILPVGLFVCCYLIAMPAISPTHANTTILYIPMYSIVFLLALYFTFIMCKDTIWRRSKRGTWDKEREKRKPQGIKA from the exons ATGAACACAAAAATTGGCGACCAACTGAAACTTTCAGTTGAAACAGATAACATAGAACTCCTCTATGAAGTAATTCAAGATGATCCATCTATTTTGGAAACCATAGATAAACACCAATTTGTAGATACTCCTTTGCATATCGCTGCAGCTTGGGGTCATCTCGAGTTTGCCACTGAAATTATGAATTTGAAACCTTCATTTGCTACCAAGCTAAATTTGCAAGGATACAGTCCCATTCATCTTGCTATGAACCGCCTCCATTATCTTGTTATGGACAGCCTCACAAATCCTGCTACAGACAGCCCCACTCGTCTTGCTATGGAAAGCAGTGTTGTTTTTCAAAGGGCGATGGTGTCTAAATTGGTTGACATCAATAAAGATCTTGTTAGAGTTAAAGGAAGAAAAGGCTTGACTCCACTTCATTTTGCATGTCAAATTGGTGATGTTGAACTTTTAGCTGAATTCCTCACTGCTTGTCCGGATTCCATTGAAGATGAAAATGTGAGTGGTGAATCTGCATTGCATATTGCTGTTATCAATCATCAGTTTAGGGCCCTTCAAGTACTTGTTGGCTGGCTTAAAGAAAATTATTACAGTGGTGCTAGAAGGCTGGAAGAGAAATTACTCAACCATAAAGACAAAGCAGGCAACACTGTTTTGCACATATCAGCACTTAGTGATGATCCAAAG TTTCTTCAATTTCTGGTAAAGACCGGCCAAATAAAGTTGAATGCAAAGAACTTGCAACAGGAAACAGCATTAGATTTAGCAAAAAATCAAAAGTTCCAGATAATACTAAAACGTGCTAAAGCAAAACATGGATCAGAAGTCAGTCGTGCTCCAACACATGCAGAAGAAATAACATCAAAGAACACGATTATCGATAACATGATACCTTGGATACGTAGAACTATAAATGATATAACAGAGGAACAGCGTAACACTTGGTTAGTAGTTGCGACTCTCGTTGCAACTGCAACCTTTGAATCAGCGCTGAATCCTCCCGGTGGAGTTTTCCAGGTTAGTGCAAGTGGTGACAACAATGTGAAAACTACTACATATGGTTTTTTTTCTGTCCAAGGAAATGCTGGAAAATCGATCTTGTCAAGAGATAGTTTCATGGTTTTTTCATTAGCGAATATGCTTTCCTTTTGTGTATCAATTATAGCAATACTAATCCTGACCCCAGGTGGAGCAGTAGGCCGCCTAGTGATACTTCCAGtgggtttgtttgtttgttgctatctaattgCTATGCCGGCGATATCTCCTACACATGCCAACACCACTATTCTTTACATCCCTATGTATTCAATTGTATTTCTCCTGGCTTTATATTTTACTTTTATAATGTGCAAAGATACTATATGGAGGAGATCAAAAAGAGGTACATGGgataaagaaagagaaaaaaggaaACCACAAGGCATCAAAGCTTGA